From the Synergistaceae bacterium DZ-S4 genome, one window contains:
- a CDS encoding DUF2993 domain-containing protein: MKKTVLPISLLCFVFLFFVCPSEASDEAALAAAMGNSLIAVFRPEKATVRIREKAPEAWIEIDGGKIDGIKIEKMRLLAELKPGQAVTSSESEASRLAAMIRDSAGEVVLAEKDINEYFKKNENPDGFSDLVFDFGKDGFTAAGKFRTRIIVDLDLPISAKGILALRSEAVYLENTVIKVEGMNQPEFLTNMILSRINPLIEFKDIPFPVTFEKVIMTERSVILTGKPKEFKEGKSWHWEKP; encoded by the coding sequence ATGAAAAAAACTGTCCTTCCCATTTCGCTCCTCTGTTTTGTCTTTTTGTTCTTTGTCTGTCCAAGCGAGGCATCCGACGAAGCAGCTCTTGCAGCGGCAATGGGCAATTCACTTATTGCAGTCTTCAGGCCTGAAAAAGCCACTGTCCGGATAAGAGAAAAGGCTCCGGAAGCATGGATCGAGATCGACGGAGGGAAGATAGACGGCATAAAGATAGAAAAGATGAGGCTCCTGGCCGAACTGAAACCCGGTCAGGCTGTGACATCCTCCGAAAGCGAAGCGTCCCGGCTGGCGGCAATGATCAGGGATTCGGCCGGAGAGGTGGTCCTCGCTGAAAAAGATATAAATGAATACTTTAAAAAGAATGAGAACCCTGATGGTTTTTCAGATCTGGTCTTTGATTTCGGGAAAGACGGTTTCACGGCAGCAGGAAAATTCCGGACCAGGATCATAGTTGACCTTGATCTCCCGATCTCTGCCAAGGGGATCCTCGCTCTGCGAAGCGAAGCTGTTTATCTCGAAAATACCGTTATTAAAGTTGAAGGGATGAACCAGCCCGAGTTCCTCACGAACATGATACTGTCCAGGATAAATCCTCTGATCGAATTCAAAGACATACCCTTTCCCGTCACATTCGAAAAGGTCATCATGACCGAAAGATCGGTGATCCTGACCGGGAAACCGAAGGAATTCAAAGAAGGAAAGAGCTGGCACTGGGAAAAACCTTAA
- the dnaA gene encoding chromosomal replication initiator protein DnaA yields MTKDLDILWNEFKTHCVEVISSTDSAIKTYLDTCLPVSMKDGILVLDVPTPFAKEQIKSRFLDDMKNLLSETGFGSGIEIEVSQEIKEDVGAAGRAVAAATPAKLSLSRNGLNPNYVFSSFVVGKSNRLPHAACLAVAESPGIAYNPLFIWGKVGLGKTHLMHAIGHHTEKTQPNTKVLYVSAEKFTNDLITSIRNNTNNEFRSRYRELDVLMIDDIQFIAGKEQTQEEVFHTFNALHNSKKQVIISSDRPPRDIQGVEDRLVSRFEWGLVTDIQPPDLETRVAILQKKAEIKNYKIPDDIILFIAQNIPSNIRELEGALNRIVACSEFNSDPMTMENVSVWLKDLLHDTRSGPVNIGLIQQLVAETFGISTDDLLSPKRTADLALARQVAMYLARNRTGESLQQIGYAFNKKDHTTVIHACKKVEELLKNDLRVRSFVDNVVSKL; encoded by the coding sequence ATGACCAAAGATCTGGATATTTTATGGAACGAATTCAAAACTCACTGTGTGGAGGTCATTTCCAGCACTGACAGTGCCATCAAGACATATCTTGACACGTGTCTTCCCGTCTCAATGAAGGATGGGATACTTGTCCTGGATGTTCCTACCCCGTTTGCGAAGGAACAGATCAAATCCCGCTTTCTCGATGACATGAAAAATCTTCTGTCCGAGACAGGATTCGGTTCGGGCATAGAGATAGAGGTCAGCCAGGAAATAAAAGAGGACGTCGGCGCTGCAGGAAGGGCCGTTGCCGCAGCCACACCCGCAAAGCTTTCGCTCAGCAGGAACGGTCTCAACCCGAATTACGTCTTTTCGTCCTTTGTCGTAGGAAAATCAAACAGACTGCCTCACGCTGCGTGTCTTGCCGTGGCAGAATCGCCCGGCATTGCCTACAACCCGCTCTTTATCTGGGGAAAGGTCGGTCTGGGCAAGACGCATTTGATGCATGCGATAGGACACCACACTGAAAAGACCCAGCCGAATACAAAGGTCCTTTATGTGAGTGCTGAAAAATTTACAAACGACCTTATCACATCCATAAGAAATAACACAAACAATGAATTCAGGTCACGCTACAGGGAACTTGATGTCCTGATGATCGACGACATACAGTTCATAGCGGGCAAGGAACAGACCCAGGAGGAAGTATTCCACACATTCAATGCCCTCCACAATTCAAAAAAACAGGTAATTATAAGTTCAGACAGGCCTCCCAGAGATATACAGGGAGTGGAGGACAGACTTGTTTCCCGTTTTGAGTGGGGTCTTGTCACCGACATACAGCCGCCGGATCTTGAGACAAGAGTTGCGATACTCCAGAAGAAGGCAGAAATTAAAAATTATAAGATACCGGATGACATCATTCTTTTTATTGCCCAGAACATCCCCAGCAACATAAGGGAACTTGAAGGCGCACTCAACAGGATAGTCGCTTGTTCTGAGTTCAACTCGGACCCGATGACTATGGAGAACGTATCTGTGTGGCTGAAAGACCTCCTGCATGATACGCGTTCCGGTCCTGTCAATATCGGGCTTATCCAGCAGCTGGTGGCGGAGACCTTCGGCATCTCCACAGACGATCTTCTGTCTCCGAAAAGGACCGCAGATCTTGCCCTGGCTAGGCAGGTGGCAATGTATCTGGCAAGAAACAGGACCGGAGAAAGCCTTCAACAGATAGGCTACGCATTCAACAAGAAGGATCACACGACCGTTATCCACGCATGTAAAAAAGTTGAAGAACTTCTGAAAAATGATCTGCGTGTACGTTCTTTTGTGGATAATGTTGTAAGCAAGCTGTAG
- a CDS encoding manganese efflux pump MntP family protein, giving the protein MTTDISTLATAASIAMDAFSVSVCMGICHGKLDRRDALTLGGAFGISQFGMPLLGALIAANITGLLNSWAPWIGAALIVWVALNMIREAYLGKDRTKSCMNITPANVLILAFATSIDALIVGFSIKSSGGSALLLAVAAGAITFLLSFYGALGGKKLGEKIGSYAEYSGGAVLILVAINILFKG; this is encoded by the coding sequence ATGACCACAGATATCAGCACTTTGGCAACCGCCGCTTCCATTGCCATGGATGCCTTCTCCGTCTCAGTATGCATGGGCATATGCCACGGAAAACTGGACAGGCGTGACGCACTTACCCTCGGGGGAGCTTTCGGGATCTCGCAGTTTGGGATGCCGCTGCTTGGCGCCCTGATCGCAGCCAACATTACGGGACTTCTCAACAGCTGGGCACCGTGGATAGGAGCGGCACTTATAGTATGGGTCGCATTGAACATGATAAGGGAGGCATACCTCGGTAAGGACAGGACAAAATCCTGCATGAACATAACACCGGCCAACGTCCTTATCCTGGCGTTCGCCACCTCCATCGATGCACTGATAGTTGGATTCTCGATAAAAAGCTCCGGCGGGTCGGCGCTGCTTCTTGCCGTCGCTGCCGGAGCCATAACTTTCCTGCTCTCCTTCTACGGAGCGCTCGGAGGGAAAAAACTCGGTGAAAAAATCGGCTCCTACGCCGAATATTCCGGCGGTGCCGTGCTTATCCTCGTAGCCATAAACATCCTTTTCAAAGGCTAA
- the mnmG gene encoding tRNA uridine-5-carboxymethylaminomethyl(34) synthesis enzyme MnmG — translation MKIEDVYDVIVVGGGHAGCEAALSAARMGSRVLMLNLYLDNTAMMPCNPSIGGPAKGHLVREIDALGGEMAKAADSSTHHLRWLNTSKGPAVRTLRAQCDPVKYGNHYRKAILTCPNLEVHQAMATDLLAENGKITGVRIRTGQTFLSKTVIIATGTYLAARIHIGLTSYKSGPLGMVSASGLSKSIRMNGLKTGRLRTDTTPRLLADSVDWDMLDRQESIREPESFSHFGPKRIYRGIICALTRTNADTHEVMRKYFDLSPLVQGTLDSEGPRYCPSIDDKVIRFPEKDTHPVFLEPINPEGREVYMQNFSTSMCLEAQFESVRTLRGCGSAHILRPGYAIEYDFVDPTQLYPWLETKKISGLFLAGQINGTSGYEEAGAQGLMAGINAALKVKGLGPLVLRRDQAYIGVLIDDLVTKGTKEPYRMLTSRCEYRLLLRHDNADARLSQTGREIGLLKDEEWNILQDRWKRIEEETERILKTRIHATEEVNRILRGAGSSPIDETMPAIELLRRPEIGWEVFSNIASSSFEKELGERISVSVKYEGYIDRQMRQVEKFRRMEILKFPENFDFAQVHGLSAEGRQKLIKFMPGTLGQASRISGIPPTDIQLLWVAVESRRRSGESISNG, via the coding sequence ATGAAAATTGAAGATGTGTATGACGTAATAGTTGTCGGAGGAGGTCACGCAGGCTGCGAGGCAGCGCTTTCAGCCGCACGTATGGGATCCAGGGTGCTCATGCTTAACCTCTATCTGGACAACACAGCCATGATGCCGTGCAACCCTTCGATAGGCGGCCCCGCAAAAGGCCATCTGGTCAGAGAGATAGACGCGCTGGGCGGTGAGATGGCCAAAGCAGCCGACAGCTCCACTCACCATCTCAGATGGCTTAATACCTCCAAAGGACCGGCGGTAAGGACCTTAAGGGCACAATGTGACCCGGTAAAATATGGTAACCATTACAGGAAGGCTATTCTGACCTGCCCAAACCTTGAAGTCCATCAGGCAATGGCCACTGACCTTCTGGCCGAAAATGGAAAAATCACCGGTGTCAGGATAAGAACAGGGCAGACGTTTCTTTCAAAGACAGTCATTATAGCGACAGGAACATATCTTGCCGCCAGGATACATATAGGGCTCACCTCTTATAAATCGGGGCCCCTGGGTATGGTCTCTGCCTCCGGTCTCTCAAAGAGCATAAGAATGAACGGCCTGAAGACAGGCAGGCTCAGGACGGATACTACCCCGAGACTGCTTGCGGATTCCGTAGACTGGGATATGCTTGACCGACAGGAGAGCATTCGGGAGCCGGAATCATTTTCTCATTTCGGACCGAAAAGGATCTACCGGGGCATTATTTGCGCTCTTACGAGGACCAATGCGGATACGCATGAGGTAATGAGAAAGTACTTTGATCTCTCTCCCCTTGTACAAGGCACCCTAGACTCAGAAGGGCCGAGATATTGCCCTTCTATAGACGACAAGGTCATCAGGTTCCCGGAAAAGGATACTCATCCCGTTTTTCTTGAACCCATAAATCCTGAAGGCCGTGAGGTCTATATGCAGAATTTTTCTACATCGATGTGCCTTGAGGCCCAGTTTGAATCAGTCAGGACCCTGAGGGGGTGCGGATCTGCCCACATATTGAGGCCCGGATATGCCATAGAGTATGATTTCGTTGATCCCACCCAGCTCTATCCCTGGCTTGAAACCAAAAAGATCTCCGGCCTTTTCCTGGCGGGACAGATAAACGGCACTTCAGGATACGAAGAAGCCGGAGCCCAGGGGCTTATGGCCGGGATCAACGCGGCACTGAAGGTAAAAGGCCTTGGGCCCCTGGTGCTGAGGAGAGATCAGGCCTACATTGGGGTCCTCATTGATGACCTTGTGACCAAGGGAACTAAGGAGCCTTACAGGATGCTGACAAGCAGGTGCGAGTACAGGCTCCTGCTTCGTCACGACAACGCCGACGCCAGGCTCTCTCAGACAGGCAGGGAAATAGGCCTTCTGAAAGATGAAGAGTGGAACATACTTCAGGACAGATGGAAACGTATTGAAGAAGAGACTGAAAGGATACTGAAGACCAGGATCCATGCAACGGAAGAGGTCAACCGGATCCTGCGGGGTGCAGGGTCTTCGCCAATTGACGAAACCATGCCCGCAATAGAACTTCTCAGGAGGCCTGAAATAGGTTGGGAAGTTTTTTCGAATATTGCCTCATCATCGTTTGAAAAGGAACTGGGAGAGAGGATATCCGTCTCCGTCAAGTATGAGGGTTATATCGACAGGCAGATGCGCCAGGTGGAAAAATTCCGACGGATGGAAATTCTCAAATTTCCTGAGAATTTTGATTTTGCACAGGTACACGGCCTCTCTGCCGAAGGGAGGCAGAAGCTGATAAAGTTCATGCCCGGCACCCTGGGACAGGCATCCAGAATATCAGGTATCCCTCCGACGGACATACAGCTTTTGTGGGTAGCTGTCGAGAGCAGGAGAAGGTCCGGGGAGAGTATTTCGAATGGCTGA
- the dnaN gene encoding DNA polymerase III subunit beta: MKLLINKKLFLQSWVLAERSTSSSSSMSILSSVLVKADRDKVTLQATDIRTSIICSASGVNVLEPGEAVFPVKIVSELFKKSPGEEFNLTVSDGKVILKAGRSKYNFSTYPVREFPSLPTSAGAELFCKLSVGELAEVIEEGTLAASSGEEFPLYLSSANFQISSGRLNIVSTDTRRLALSGSAVSESVDSDSALLPMKGIKEIQRILASLNPEYMVEILYDDAQFYFRADNVEFTVRRVESHFPAYEKILPKNHLTTAVLDRGDLISALERVDVIVKDYNRMVILDIARENSFVMRGRAPDFGNAKEEIYADISGENLKIAVNSKFFMEALKVLRDPQVRLSFNGSSGHMVVKRADSEKFICLIAPINLTEDELNMGDTEPDSGDGI; encoded by the coding sequence ATGAAACTTTTGATAAACAAAAAATTATTCCTCCAGAGCTGGGTACTTGCTGAAAGAAGTACTTCTAGTTCCAGCTCAATGAGTATCCTTTCATCTGTTCTTGTAAAAGCGGATAGGGATAAGGTAACGCTTCAGGCAACAGATATAAGAACTTCTATAATTTGCTCTGCATCCGGTGTTAACGTCCTTGAACCGGGAGAAGCGGTATTTCCTGTAAAAATAGTCAGTGAGCTCTTTAAGAAATCGCCCGGAGAGGAATTTAACCTTACTGTATCCGACGGTAAGGTAATACTTAAGGCCGGCAGGAGCAAATATAACTTCAGCACATATCCGGTAAGGGAATTTCCTTCGTTGCCTACATCTGCAGGTGCGGAACTTTTTTGTAAGCTTTCTGTCGGAGAACTCGCGGAGGTAATTGAAGAGGGTACACTGGCAGCTTCGTCAGGAGAGGAATTTCCTCTTTATCTTTCTTCGGCTAATTTCCAGATATCCAGCGGACGTCTGAATATAGTTTCTACCGATACAAGGAGGCTTGCCCTCTCCGGTTCGGCTGTAAGCGAAAGTGTGGACTCCGACAGCGCCCTTCTGCCTATGAAGGGTATCAAGGAGATACAGAGGATCCTTGCTTCCCTGAACCCGGAGTATATGGTGGAGATACTTTATGATGACGCTCAGTTTTATTTCAGGGCTGACAATGTTGAATTTACAGTGAGAAGGGTCGAATCGCACTTCCCTGCTTACGAAAAGATCCTCCCCAAAAACCATCTGACGACTGCAGTCCTTGACAGGGGAGATCTAATCTCTGCACTGGAAAGGGTCGACGTGATAGTAAAAGATTACAACAGGATGGTCATTCTCGACATTGCGAGGGAAAATTCGTTCGTAATGCGCGGAAGGGCCCCAGACTTCGGAAATGCGAAAGAAGAGATATATGCGGATATTTCCGGAGAAAACCTCAAGATAGCCGTAAATTCTAAATTTTTCATGGAAGCGCTCAAAGTTCTCAGGGATCCCCAGGTAAGGCTATCCTTCAACGGCTCGTCCGGACATATGGTGGTCAAAAGGGCCGACAGTGAAAAGTTCATCTGTCTGATAGCACCCATCAACCTTACCGAAGATGAGTTGAACATGGGCGATACAGAGCCGGATTCCGGAGATGGGATATAG
- a CDS encoding cupin domain-containing protein, translating into MVLKNTAEPLRRERLGGCGAGAADTFPVAIPDQEGAFIMSTRLELDPGASVGYHRHEGTEEVYFIMSGKGLYTEEGKACQAFPGDVFLCREGLSHGILNTGSEKLVLCAAIAKCGK; encoded by the coding sequence ATGGTCTTGAAAAACACTGCAGAACCTCTGAGACGCGAGAGACTCGGCGGATGCGGCGCAGGAGCCGCCGATACTTTCCCCGTTGCGATCCCGGACCAGGAAGGTGCTTTTATTATGTCAACGAGACTGGAGCTCGACCCCGGAGCTTCTGTAGGCTATCACAGGCACGAAGGGACTGAGGAAGTATATTTCATCATGTCCGGGAAGGGACTTTACACTGAAGAGGGAAAAGCGTGTCAGGCCTTTCCGGGGGATGTCTTTCTATGCAGAGAGGGGCTATCTCACGGGATACTGAACACGGGCAGTGAAAAGCTTGTCCTGTGTGCCGCAATAGCAAAATGCGGCAAATAA
- a CDS encoding DUF721 domain-containing protein, which produces MADIKNTEEALKNNVPYSLKLCMKLAELESHWHEVVGAAAAERSAPVSCEFSDEGPVISVHVDSPGVLPALMSRKPIISRSVSRYLEVKEVRLEIKVGKVKRLSSAKDPLPDHLRRPPVLISEASLQKNIQEISPEVKDEELAESLAKLKTVIERRNLRKK; this is translated from the coding sequence ATGGCTGATATAAAAAATACCGAAGAGGCCCTCAAAAACAACGTCCCTTACAGCCTGAAGCTCTGTATGAAACTAGCTGAGCTTGAAAGCCACTGGCATGAAGTCGTTGGGGCGGCTGCTGCGGAAAGAAGCGCTCCGGTATCCTGCGAGTTCTCTGATGAGGGTCCAGTCATCTCTGTACACGTGGATTCCCCCGGCGTCCTGCCGGCCCTGATGTCCAGGAAACCCATTATTTCAAGGTCTGTCAGCAGATATTTGGAGGTAAAGGAGGTCAGGCTGGAGATAAAGGTTGGAAAGGTGAAAAGACTGTCTTCCGCCAAAGACCCACTACCCGACCACCTCAGGCGCCCGCCTGTTCTGATCTCAGAAGCCAGCCTCCAAAAAAACATTCAGGAGATAAGCCCTGAAGTCAAAGACGAAGAACTTGCAGAAAGCCTGGCGAAATTAAAAACGGTGATTGAAAGACGGAATTTGAGGAAGAAATGA
- a CDS encoding DUF362 domain-containing protein, whose protein sequence is MSIYKLVYYAMSDRHMVYPSLSSASRQNERQKESEWKGTLINMERSRVYFTNLRTTPDRNILQKLDKLVRCAGIGDIDFIKQYAAIKLHLGEPGNLAYLRPNFSKVVADMIKEFGGKPFLTDCNTLYAGRRKDALEHLDSAYENGYNPFCTGCQVIIADGLKGSDESIVPVPGGEFVKEARIGRAVMDADIIISMTHFKGHEQSGFGGSIKNIGMGSGSRAGKMEMHSTGKLKVKPSRCRSCRKCISGCAHDAITFDGNGKAVIEKLKCVGCGRCLSLCPFDAISPTDYESNETMCRKMAEYAKAVLNGRPQFHISFVIDVSPFCDCHVENDLPVVSDVGIFASKDPVALDQACAEAVMKAPVVSGSILEEKIKGCKKEDHFHTIHPDTHWQTTLEHCEKLGIGTRIYELIEV, encoded by the coding sequence ATGTCTATATATAAATTGGTATACTATGCAATGTCAGACAGACATATGGTATATCCGTCTCTGTCTTCAGCGAGCCGGCAAAATGAAAGACAGAAAGAATCAGAATGGAAAGGAACACTGATAAACATGGAAAGATCGAGGGTCTATTTTACAAATCTCAGAACTACACCAGACAGGAATATCCTTCAAAAACTGGACAAACTTGTCAGATGTGCGGGAATCGGGGATATCGACTTCATAAAGCAGTACGCCGCGATCAAGCTCCACCTTGGTGAACCCGGAAACCTGGCTTATCTGAGGCCCAATTTTTCGAAAGTAGTGGCAGATATGATCAAAGAGTTTGGGGGAAAGCCCTTTCTTACGGACTGCAATACACTATATGCAGGGCGGAGGAAGGATGCTCTTGAACACCTCGATTCTGCTTATGAGAATGGCTACAATCCTTTCTGCACAGGGTGTCAGGTGATAATAGCCGACGGGCTTAAGGGGTCTGACGAATCTATTGTGCCTGTACCGGGCGGGGAATTCGTAAAAGAGGCCAGGATCGGCAGAGCCGTCATGGATGCTGATATCATCATATCAATGACGCACTTCAAGGGACATGAACAGAGCGGCTTCGGAGGGTCTATCAAAAATATCGGCATGGGTTCGGGCTCAAGAGCCGGGAAGATGGAGATGCACAGTACAGGCAAATTGAAAGTCAAGCCATCCAGATGCAGATCATGCAGGAAGTGTATAAGCGGTTGCGCCCACGATGCTATAACCTTTGACGGCAACGGTAAGGCCGTGATAGAAAAGCTGAAATGTGTAGGGTGTGGACGCTGCCTGTCACTTTGCCCTTTTGATGCCATAAGTCCGACAGATTATGAATCAAACGAGACCATGTGCAGAAAGATGGCTGAATATGCAAAGGCCGTGCTTAACGGCAGACCGCAGTTCCATATAAGCTTTGTCATAGATGTCTCTCCTTTCTGCGACTGCCATGTTGAAAACGATCTTCCAGTGGTCTCCGATGTCGGGATATTCGCTTCGAAGGACCCTGTAGCTCTGGACCAGGCCTGTGCTGAAGCTGTTATGAAAGCGCCTGTTGTTTCGGGGAGTATTTTGGAAGAAAAGATCAAAGGGTGCAAAAAAGAGGATCATTTCCATACTATCCATCCCGACACCCACTGGCAGACTACGCTTGAGCACTGTGAGAAGCTTGGGATAGGCACAAGGATCTACGAGCTTATAGAAGTATAA
- a CDS encoding ABC transporter substrate-binding protein — protein MISCEISWASKPLAVIDDLQRNVELPRPAVRIVSLSDAHTENLVAIRAVRQLVGVNFSADSRWVLKNIPRLSRIPSAEQIAGLKPDIVIADADWARKNMDLMKDLDKAGIKYAALNRPKWAVLAQYLEKIGALSGRSKEAAQTLLLSEKSLYKSEIRSAKTKSMKVFVVAGADFSTCAADSWGARLIGSTGARVMTDAGGTKIKDFPWYIFYGPQKLASEGKDAEVIITLRNIRRGVVSVSKEEIIKDLRFKDIPAVKNGMVWEMDEFDLMLPSIVRLDSSLLKCWQLIGNKAK, from the coding sequence TTGATCAGCTGTGAAATATCCTGGGCCTCAAAACCGCTTGCAGTCATAGATGATCTTCAGAGGAATGTTGAGCTTCCCCGTCCTGCGGTCAGGATAGTGTCATTAAGCGATGCTCATACAGAAAACCTTGTCGCGATCAGGGCGGTTCGCCAGCTTGTCGGAGTTAATTTTTCAGCTGACAGCAGATGGGTCCTCAAAAACATACCAAGACTCTCAAGGATCCCCTCAGCAGAGCAGATCGCGGGTCTGAAACCCGATATAGTGATAGCAGATGCGGATTGGGCAAGGAAAAACATGGACCTTATGAAAGACCTGGATAAGGCCGGAATTAAGTATGCTGCGCTGAACAGGCCCAAATGGGCCGTACTGGCGCAGTACCTTGAAAAGATCGGCGCTCTTTCCGGAAGATCAAAAGAGGCAGCACAGACACTTTTACTGTCGGAAAAGTCCCTGTATAAAAGTGAGATAAGATCCGCTAAGACTAAAAGCATGAAGGTCTTTGTCGTTGCCGGCGCCGACTTTTCAACATGCGCAGCCGATTCATGGGGAGCCAGGCTTATCGGTTCGACCGGAGCCAGGGTCATGACTGACGCAGGAGGAACCAAAATCAAGGATTTTCCGTGGTATATATTTTACGGCCCGCAAAAACTTGCTTCAGAGGGAAAGGACGCAGAAGTCATAATAACCCTCAGGAATATAAGGAGGGGCGTGGTCTCCGTCTCTAAGGAGGAGATCATAAAAGACTTAAGGTTCAAAGATATCCCGGCAGTGAAAAACGGCATGGTATGGGAGATGGACGAATTCGACCTGATGCTGCCTTCAATTGTCAGACTCGATTCCTCTCTCCTGAAATGCTGGCAGCTTATTGGCAATAAAGCCAAATAA
- the recF gene encoding DNA replication and repair protein RecF (All proteins in this family for which functions are known are DNA-binding proteins that assist the filamentation of RecA onto DNA for the initiation of recombination or recombinational repair.): MGYSRVRFNNFRNIEPREIKWSPGLNLLTGPNGSGKTNILEGINIVSGWGPLERGTRSSSLPTWNSGSSEVQLTGQLDDESGEIIKVKISSRYTVRIDEKPVTATELRWKIPVLSFLPNDMSIIEGPASFRRRLMDMVLALIVPVYASRLNDYRRGIRQKTAILRNGGRTELIDRALLPLASWVWKMREEALTMISESMNDMCGLLPCPTDISLLRGGAGTLPVPEEDFRSSLRLNKSREEAMKVPMVGPHRDDILIRANGAPAALSLSRGFRRRTAIALILAAAEGVRRKLGKNPVLLLDEITAELDSDGRNILFCALTEKNTQVFASTAEPFAESFPGRIYGIDSGRVETINEN, translated from the coding sequence ATGGGATATAGCCGGGTAAGGTTCAATAACTTCAGAAATATTGAACCCCGGGAGATTAAGTGGTCCCCGGGGTTGAATTTACTTACGGGTCCGAACGGCTCGGGCAAAACTAACATACTTGAGGGCATAAACATCGTTTCCGGGTGGGGCCCGCTCGAACGGGGCACAAGATCATCCTCTCTCCCGACATGGAACAGCGGCTCTTCGGAGGTACAGTTAACGGGTCAGCTTGACGATGAAAGCGGAGAGATAATAAAGGTCAAGATCTCATCAAGATATACGGTCAGGATCGACGAAAAGCCTGTCACGGCCACGGAACTCAGGTGGAAGATCCCTGTACTCTCCTTCCTGCCTAATGATATGTCGATAATAGAAGGGCCGGCTTCCTTCAGGAGAAGGTTGATGGATATGGTCCTTGCACTCATAGTCCCGGTTTATGCATCAAGGCTAAATGATTATAGGAGAGGGATCAGGCAGAAGACGGCGATCCTCAGGAACGGAGGGCGGACAGAACTTATAGACAGAGCGCTCCTTCCTCTCGCGTCATGGGTGTGGAAGATGCGGGAAGAGGCTCTCACAATGATCTCAGAGTCAATGAATGATATGTGCGGACTCCTGCCCTGTCCTACCGATATAAGCCTTTTGAGGGGGGGAGCGGGTACTTTGCCAGTTCCCGAAGAGGATTTCAGATCTTCTCTGAGACTAAACAAATCAAGGGAAGAGGCCATGAAAGTTCCTATGGTCGGACCTCACAGGGACGATATCTTGATAAGGGCCAACGGCGCGCCTGCTGCGCTTTCCTTGAGCAGAGGCTTCAGAAGGCGCACAGCGATAGCACTGATACTGGCAGCAGCCGAAGGGGTCAGGAGGAAGCTTGGCAAAAACCCGGTGCTCCTTCTTGACGAGATAACAGCGGAACTTGATTCAGACGGCAGGAACATCCTGTTTTGTGCTCTGACAGAGAAAAATACGCAGGTTTTTGCCTCCACTGCGGAGCCCTTTGCTGAAAGTTTTCCGGGCAGGATTTACGGTATAGACTCAGGGAGAGTTGAAACTATCAATGAAAATTGA
- a CDS encoding class II SORL domain-containing protein, translated as MKLGDLIQSGDFKGEKHVPVIEAPAKVKAGEPFKVCVSVGKEIPHPNKPEHFISWIQLFYKPADGKFVIELAKFDYTAHAAAMDPAAPGPAMTEPSSCAVIKLAKSGTLIVQSYCNIHGLWESSADIEVG; from the coding sequence ATGAAACTCGGTGATTTGATCCAGAGCGGAGACTTCAAAGGAGAAAAACATGTACCGGTAATAGAGGCTCCGGCAAAAGTTAAAGCGGGCGAGCCATTCAAAGTTTGCGTTTCAGTCGGAAAAGAGATTCCTCATCCGAATAAGCCAGAGCACTTCATAAGCTGGATACAGCTCTTTTACAAACCGGCTGACGGTAAATTTGTGATCGAGCTTGCAAAGTTTGACTATACGGCACACGCAGCAGCAATGGATCCGGCAGCGCCCGGTCCTGCAATGACGGAACCAAGCAGCTGTGCGGTGATCAAGCTTGCGAAGTCGGGGACGCTGATCGTCCAGAGCTACTGCAACATACACGGGCTTTGGGAATCTTCGGCGGATATAGAGGTAGGATAA